From Martelella sp. AD-3, a single genomic window includes:
- the catC gene encoding muconolactone Delta-isomerase, which produces MLFHVRMDVNIPRDLPGDEVADILAREKAYSQDLQRQGKWRHIWRIAGQYSNISIFDVADNDELHALLSGLPLFKFMQIEVAPLLRHPSAIREDDS; this is translated from the coding sequence ATGCTGTTTCATGTGCGCATGGACGTGAATATCCCCCGTGACCTGCCGGGCGACGAGGTGGCCGACATTCTCGCGCGCGAGAAAGCCTATTCGCAGGACCTGCAGCGGCAGGGCAAATGGCGCCATATCTGGCGGATCGCCGGGCAATATTCAAACATCAGCATTTTCGACGTGGCCGACAATGACGAGTTGCATGCGCTGCTGTCGGGCCTGCCGCTGTTCAAATTCATGCAGATCGAGGTCGCGCCCCTGCTGCGCCATCCCTCGGCCATCCGTGAGGATGACAGCTGA
- the catA gene encoding catechol 1,2-dioxygenase, translating to MTVKIFDRPDVQEFLNVLSGLDKADGNPRMKEIIHRLVSDLFKAIDDLNITPDEYWTGIAWLNDLGAAGQAGLISPGLGLDHFIDERLDAIDEALGIENPTPRTIEGPLYVAGAPEATGFARLDDGTDTEGQTLIMHGVVFGADKKPLPGAKVEVWHCDTRGFYSHFDPTGKQAPFNMRRTIIADENGRYRFQSILPSGYGVPPGSPTEKLLSALGRHGQRPAHIHFFISAPDHRKLTTQINIEGDPLINDDFAYATRDGLVPRVIERTDEESIHANNLNGPFAEIAFDIYLTGLIDGVDNQVNEMRKRAEA from the coding sequence ATGACCGTAAAGATTTTCGACCGTCCCGACGTGCAGGAATTCCTGAACGTCCTCAGTGGTCTGGACAAGGCCGACGGCAATCCGCGCATGAAGGAGATCATCCATCGTCTCGTGTCGGACCTGTTCAAGGCGATCGATGACCTGAACATCACGCCCGACGAATACTGGACCGGCATTGCCTGGCTGAACGATCTGGGCGCTGCGGGGCAGGCGGGCCTGATCTCGCCCGGCCTCGGTCTCGACCACTTCATAGACGAGCGCCTGGATGCCATCGACGAGGCGCTGGGCATCGAAAACCCGACGCCGCGCACCATCGAGGGGCCGCTCTATGTCGCCGGCGCGCCGGAAGCGACCGGCTTTGCCCGTCTTGACGATGGCACCGACACGGAAGGTCAGACGCTGATCATGCACGGCGTGGTCTTTGGCGCGGACAAGAAGCCTCTCCCGGGCGCGAAGGTGGAGGTCTGGCACTGTGACACCCGGGGCTTCTATTCTCACTTCGACCCGACCGGCAAGCAGGCGCCGTTCAACATGCGCCGCACCATCATCGCCGACGAGAACGGCCGCTACAGGTTCCAGAGCATCCTGCCGAGCGGCTATGGCGTGCCGCCGGGCAGCCCGACCGAGAAGCTCCTGTCCGCGCTCGGCCGCCACGGCCAGCGTCCGGCGCATATCCACTTCTTCATCAGCGCGCCGGACCATCGCAAGCTGACGACCCAGATCAATATCGAGGGCGATCCGCTGATCAACGACGATTTCGCCTATGCGACCCGCGACGGCCTCGTGCCGCGCGTCATCGAGAGAACTGACGAGGAAAGCATCCACGCCAACAATCTGAACGGTCCCTTCGCAGAGATCGCGTTCGACATCTACCTGACCGGTTTGATCGACGGCGTCGACAATCAGGTCAACGAGATGCGCAAGCGCGCCGAAGCCTGA
- a CDS encoding muconate/chloromuconate family cycloisomerase — MKRSPAHHSVLPETAGPVVGRVETLLVDLPTIRPHKLSVATMDGQTLMLVKVHCSDGITGIGEGTTIGGLAYGGESPESMKLAIDTYFAPLMVGQDATRVQALMARIGKMVKENRFAKCAVETALLDAHGKRLGLPVSELLGGRRRDRLPVAWTLASGDTGRDIAEAERMLDLRRHNIFKLKIGARPLAEDIAHVARIKAALGGRGSVRVDINMAWDEMEAACGMAALADAGCELVEQPVATAPGLARLVRRFPIALMADESLTGPESAFELARVHGADVFAVKLEQSGGAFNALRVAAIADAAGIALYGGTMLEGAVGTIIAAHAFATFPNLQWGTELFGPLLLTEEILTAPLEYSDFSLTIPSGPGLGITLDDDRVAFFARDGFHRKNAT, encoded by the coding sequence ATGAAACGCTCACCTGCTCACCATTCCGTTTTGCCCGAAACCGCCGGCCCCGTCGTCGGGCGCGTGGAAACCCTGCTGGTCGATCTGCCCACGATCCGGCCGCACAAGCTGTCGGTCGCGACCATGGACGGCCAGACCCTGATGCTCGTGAAGGTCCATTGCAGCGACGGCATCACCGGTATCGGCGAGGGTACGACGATTGGCGGGCTCGCCTATGGCGGCGAAAGCCCCGAAAGCATGAAGCTCGCGATCGATACCTATTTCGCGCCGCTGATGGTCGGTCAGGATGCCACGCGGGTCCAGGCGCTGATGGCGCGGATCGGCAAGATGGTGAAGGAAAACCGCTTTGCCAAATGCGCAGTGGAAACCGCGCTTCTGGACGCCCATGGCAAGCGACTCGGCCTACCGGTCAGCGAGCTTCTGGGCGGGCGCCGGCGCGACCGCTTGCCGGTTGCGTGGACGCTGGCCTCCGGCGATACCGGGCGCGACATTGCCGAGGCCGAGCGGATGCTGGACCTGCGCCGCCACAACATCTTCAAGCTGAAGATCGGCGCCCGGCCGCTTGCTGAGGACATTGCGCATGTTGCCCGCATCAAGGCGGCTCTTGGCGGGCGCGGATCCGTCCGCGTCGATATCAATATGGCCTGGGACGAGATGGAAGCCGCCTGCGGCATGGCGGCGCTGGCCGATGCGGGCTGCGAGCTGGTGGAACAGCCGGTTGCCACGGCCCCGGGGCTCGCGCGGCTGGTCCGCCGCTTCCCGATCGCGTTGATGGCGGATGAATCGCTTACCGGTCCGGAATCGGCATTTGAACTGGCGCGGGTGCATGGCGCGGACGTCTTTGCCGTCAAGCTGGAGCAGAGCGGCGGCGCCTTCAACGCGCTCAGGGTGGCGGCAATCGCCGATGCCGCGGGCATCGCGCTTTATGGCGGCACCATGCTGGAAGGCGCGGTTGGCACGATCATCGCGGCCCATGCCTTCGCCACCTTCCCGAACCTGCAATGGGGCACCGAGCTGTTCGGCCCGCTGCTTCTGACCGAGGAAATCCTGACCGCGCCGCTGGAATACAGCGATTTCTCGCTGACAATTCCGAGCGGCCCCGGACTTGGCATCACGCTCGACGATGACCGCGTGGCCTTCTTCGCCCGCGACGGATTCCACCGCAAGAACGCCACCTAG